The segment GGTCTGGGGTTGGGGCTGGAACTCGGCGGGAGAACTCGGAGACGGAACCACCAATGCGACCCTGGTGCCGGTAAAGGTCGTCGGCCTCACCAACCCCGCCGTCGTGTCCGCCGGCTACAAGTTCAGCATTGCGCTGATGCCGGACGGCACCGTCTTCCAATGGGGCCATGGCCGCGTCATCGGGAACAGCTACACTCCCGTCCCAACTCCGGGGTTGTCCAATATCATCGCCATCTCCGCCGGATGGGACCAGGCGCTGGCACTCAGGTCGGACCACACCGTCTGGGCGTGGGGACTTAACGGCGTCGGCGAAATCGGCGACGGCACCACCAACAATCGGCCGGCCCCGGTGCAGGTCACGACGCTGAGCAACATCGTCGCCGTCTCCGGCGGCGACTGGCACTCCTCGGCGCTCGACTCCGACGGCACAATCTGGAAATGGGGTCGGAACGACGTGGGGCAGCTCGGCAACGGGACCGCCGACGGCGCCGGCAACTACATTGCCCATCCGTTGCCGGCAAAAATCCAGCTCGACAACAACGGCGCCGGCTTCAGCAACATTGTCATGGTGGCGGCCCGGGACTGGCACAACATCGCCGTCAAATCCGACGGCTCGGTCTGGCAATGGGGCGCGAATGACCAGGGCCAGTGCGGCGACAACACGACTGTTGACCGGTGGCGTCCGGTGCAGGTCGCCGGACTCGGGGCGAGAGTTGGCCTGTCCTTGAACATCCGACCCAACTTGCAACCCGGCCAGTATGATCTTCGTTGGGCCAGCGCAACCGGCGAATTTTTCAACGTCGAATACACGACGAACCTCACGACGGGTTTCGGCGCCCTCCTGCTCACAAATGTCTTGGCAACTCCACCGACAAATTCGGTGACCGTGACGGCCACCAACGCGGGCCGCTTTTACCGCCTTAAATTCTGATCGCCGGAGCAACCCTGGACAGGCACGCGCGTGATTGCATCGTGACAGTTTCGTGGTCTTCCGTTAGAAACCAGCCATGCCGAGCCGGGAGAAACTTGTCGAATTCGAAGAGCTGCCATGACCGCAACGGGGTTGTATCACCTCCGCGCCGGAACGACGCAACCCCGTTGGGGTAGATGAGAATTTTTATTCGGCCACCCAGGGTAGTCGTGTCGCTCCAACCCTGGGCTGGATGACATTGCCCCGTTGGGGCAAACCGAACCGCGTATGAAAACATCACGCTCACACCCGAAGAAATCGCCCGCGTCGAAGGCGCGGCGTAAATGTGTAGCGTCGAGCCTGCGGATAGATCATCGGGCCACAGGCCCGACCCTACAACGCCGCCATGAATTCCACGAGTGTCGCGCCCGGCCAGGTTCACACCAGGCCGGTTCAATTCTGATTTTGAAAACCAGATCGCTCAACGTATGATCATCCCCATCAGCCAGTGTTCACGACCCAAAATCGACCCATCATGAAAGACGTATCACCCGTGTTTCTCAGGCATCCGCTCCTGCTCATGTTCCTTCTTGCCGCAACCGCCCGCGCCGGTCTCGTCAAGCTCGCCGAGAGCGGCGACCCCGAACCCGGCAGCACGAATCAATTCTTCATCATCAGCCAGGACCCGACCATAAACGAGCGCGGCCAGGTCGCGTTTTACACGGACCTCCGCAACACCAGCGGCTTTGCGCAGGGGTTCGGATTTTTCCTTGCCGACGGTGACACGAACACGACCATCGCCTGCACCGGCGAAGCCCCGCCGGATGCGAACGGATATTTTAACACGTTCCACGAACCGGCCGCGCTCAACGCCAGCAATCAGGTTTTTCTCGCGAATTTGGCCAGCACACTCGGAGGCAGCTCGGACAACGCGGGCATTTATCAGCTCAGCGGCGGAGTCCTCACCCAACTGGCTCGCAAAGGTCAACCGGCAACACCGGAAAGCGGCACGTTCCAGGGTCTGGCGAACGCTTCGATTCCAGTCAACCGCAGCGGCCAGACTGCGTTTACCGGCCAGACGAGTTCCAATATCGTGGCTCTGTTCCGTTCAACGGGTACGACGCTCACGCGTCTGGCCTGGTACAACGAGCCTTCACCGGATGGCAACGGCACTCTGGGCAATCTGTTCGCCGCTCCGGCTCTGAACAACAATGGACAGGTCGCATTCTTCAGCACAATCTTCTCTTCGACCAACAGCAGCAGCTTCGCGTTTCTTCTCGCGGATGGAAATTCGCTCAAAGTTTTGACCCGCTCACAGCAAGCTTCCCCCGATGGCAACGGCGTTTTCCTTCTCTTTCCGAACGAACTGCCGGCGATAAATGACCATGGCCAGATGGCTTTTATCGCGGACCTCACTGGAACGACCGGTGGCTCGGCTGATAATGAAGGATTGTATCGCACCGACGGCAATACAACGGTTCAACTCGCGCGCAAGGGTCAGTTCGTTCCGAACGGCAACGGAAGGTTTCTCGACTTCGGACAATCTTACGTTGCCATCAACAACAACGGACAGGTCGCCTTTTTCGCTGACCTTACCGGGACGACCGGCGGCAATTCGGACAATGCGGGAATCTTCCTTGCCGACGGCAACACCGTGACTCAACTCGCGCGCAAAGGCCAGACCGCGCCGGACACCAATGGCGTTTACTCCACCTTCGGCCTCAATCGTCCGGCCCTGAACAATAAAGGCCAGGTGGCATTCAGGGCCACGCTCACAGGCACGAGCGGCGGCACGACCGATAACCAGGGGGTTTTCCTCGTAGATGCCGATGGCTCGATTCTTCAGATCATCCGCGCCGGTCAAGTGATCGACGGCGAAACAGTCTTCACGCCGAATTTTCTCGAAGGGCCGAATTACGGCGGCATGACCGGCTTGAATGACGAAGGGCAGATGGCCGTGTGGTCGGCCCTGAACGGAAATCATGCCGTCTATCTGTGGAGTCGTCCGAAAATGGGTGAAGTCGTCAAGACGGCCAGCACGGTCACCGTCGGTTGGACCAGCTTCGGCGGAGGAACGAATGTCCTGCAAGCCGCTCCGTCGCCGACCGCTTCTTTCACGAACATCGCGGTGATTTCCCTTCGCGCGAACCGGTTGGTCCGGACGAATTATTCAGAGCCCGTTATCACCAACGCGCAGATGCGCATTTATCGCGTCAACGAAATCAGCAAATAAACGCTCCGCTCTGTCGCTCCCGGTTCGCCAGTAATTCGCGAAAAATTTCTCTTCGATGGGAAAATGGGAAAGCACGGACGGAATTCAAAATTGCCGTGCTGCCCGGGCTCATGTAAAACCGGACCATGCCGGACCGGGAGAAACTTGCCGAATTCGAAGTGCTGCCATGACTGCAACGGGGTTGTATCACCTCCGCGCCGGAACGACGCAACCCCGTTGGGGTAGATGAGAATTTTTATTCGTCCACCCAGGGTAGTCGCGTCGCTCCAACCCTGGGCTGGATGACATTGCCCCGTTGGGGCAAACCGAACCGCGCATGAAAACATCACGCTCACACTCGAAGAATTCGCCCGCGTCGAAGGCGCGGCGTAAATGTGTACCGTCGAGCCTGCGGATAGATCATCGGGCCACAGGCCCGACCCTACAACGCCGCCATGAATTCCGCGCGTGGCGCGCGTCGTTGCCCACCGCGCTGGAACGCGACACGTTGCTCATGCCGGACGCCATCGCCGAAAGCGTGGTGCAGGAAGCGGAACGTTTTCTCAAAGCCGATCAAACCGGAAACATCTGCCGGAGCCTGAACACATCCCGGTCGTAAAACGCGCCCCGGGTGGTCAGCGTTGAATCGGATAAAGTCGAGCCGCCCTCGCGTGTCTCTTCTGCATTTGCGTTTGCCCGGCATGGGCGGTTCCGGAACCGGGGCAAATCCAGGCTTGCATCCAGCGGCGTAAAGGCGTCGAATGGGGACAGGGAATTGAGGGGTTTCGTGGAGATTTATGGTAGCAGTATCAGTCATTCAGCTTCTGCCTGGAGAAAAATCACGGACTCCGTACCGCAACCCCGATCCGCCGCCTCTCGTCGCACAGCAGAAACATCCGTTTCAATCCATCTTCCACGGCCCGTCCGGCGAAAGATTCCGGACCACACTTTCGCGGGACCACCCTGCGGCAGATGCGCCATCAACCCGTGGGAAGGGCACGACGGTTTTCGTGGAATGAATGCCTTTCTCATGCCCTTTATCGCCTCACGCCGGAAATCGCAGGTTCATCCGGGCCGGAACGGAGGGTTCCGATGAACATTCTCATCGTGGATGATGATGCGGGGAACCGGAAGCTGCTCCGGGTGACGATTGAAGCGGAGGGCCACCATACGGTCGAAGCGGAGGACGGTGTGCAGGCGCTGGCGGTGCTCGAGCGCGAGCCGGTGGACGGAATCATCTCGGACATCCTCATGCCGAACATGGACGGTTACCGGCTCTGCACCGAGGTGCGCAAGAGTCCACGGTTCAATCTCCTGCCGTTCATCATCTACACGTCCACCTTCACGTCGCCCGGCGACGAACGACTCGCGCGGGAGGTCGGCGCGGATGAGTACCTCAAGAAACCGTCCTCGACGCAGACCATCCTGGCCGCGTTCTCGCGGGTCGTTGCCGAGGGAAAGCCGGGGCGCCCGGTTGTCACGCAACAGAAGGAGGAACTGCTGCTGGTCAGGGAATACAGCGATCTGCTGGTCAAAAAACTCGAGGAAAAACACCGGGACCTTCAACGGCAGACGGAAGAGCTGCGGAGGAGCGAGGGGCGCAACCGCATGCTCGCCGCAATCGTCGAGTCTTCCGACGACGCGATCATCGGCAAGGCCCTCGATGGAACCATCACGAGCTGGAATCCGGGCGCGAGGTGGATTTACGGGTACACGGCGGAGGAAGCGGTGGGCAGGCACATATCGATGATCTTTCCGCCCGGCCGCGCCGATGAATGGCGCGCTCTGCTCGAGCGGGCCGCGCGCGGCGAGCGGGTCGAGGGCATCGAGACGGAGCGGATAAGAAAGGACGGCACGCCGGTGGAAGTGTCCATCAAACTTTCGGCGATCCGGGACGAAGCCGGGCAGGTCGTGGGCATCTCCGCCATCGGGCGTGATCTCGCGGAGCGCAAGAAGCTGGAGCGCGAAGTCGCGGTGCGCGAGCACCGCTTGAACTCTTTCTTTGCGGGCGCCACGGCCGGGCTGGCGGTCCTGGACAGGGAACTCCGCTTCGTCCAGATCAACGACACGCTGGCCGGAATGAATGGACTGCCGGCCAAAGACCATCTGGGCAGGACCGTCCGGGAAGTCGTGCCCAAGCTGGCCCCGGTCGTTGAGCCGGTGTTCCGGAAGGTGCTCGCCACGGGCGAACCGGTTTTGAATGTGGAACTGACCGGCGAAACGGCGCTCCGGCCGGGTGCTCAGCGGCATTGGGTGGAGTCACTCTTTCCGGTCGTGGGGCGGGACGGAGGCGTGGAAGGAGTCGGCGCGGTGGTGGTGGAAATCACCGACCGGAAACGGGCGGAGGAGGCGTTGCGCAGCTCGGAGGCGAAGTTGCGGGCGCTGGCGGCGCACCTGCAGGTGGTGCGGGAGGAGGAGCGGACCCGCATCTCGCGGGAGATTCACGATGAACTGGGCCAGATGCTCACCGGCCTCAAAATGGATCTGCGCTGGATGCACCGGAAAC is part of the Candidatus Angelobacter sp. genome and harbors:
- a CDS encoding RCC1 repeat-containing protein; protein product: VWGWGWNSAGELGDGTTNATLVPVKVVGLTNPAVVSAGYKFSIALMPDGTVFQWGHGRVIGNSYTPVPTPGLSNIIAISAGWDQALALRSDHTVWAWGLNGVGEIGDGTTNNRPAPVQVTTLSNIVAVSGGDWHSSALDSDGTIWKWGRNDVGQLGNGTADGAGNYIAHPLPAKIQLDNNGAGFSNIVMVAARDWHNIAVKSDGSVWQWGANDQGQCGDNTTVDRWRPVQVAGLGARVGLSLNIRPNLQPGQYDLRWASATGEFFNVEYTTNLTTGFGALLLTNVLATPPTNSVTVTATNAGRFYRLKF
- a CDS encoding choice-of-anchor tandem repeat NxxGxxAF-containing protein, with the translated sequence MKDVSPVFLRHPLLLMFLLAATARAGLVKLAESGDPEPGSTNQFFIISQDPTINERGQVAFYTDLRNTSGFAQGFGFFLADGDTNTTIACTGEAPPDANGYFNTFHEPAALNASNQVFLANLASTLGGSSDNAGIYQLSGGVLTQLARKGQPATPESGTFQGLANASIPVNRSGQTAFTGQTSSNIVALFRSTGTTLTRLAWYNEPSPDGNGTLGNLFAAPALNNNGQVAFFSTIFSSTNSSSFAFLLADGNSLKVLTRSQQASPDGNGVFLLFPNELPAINDHGQMAFIADLTGTTGGSADNEGLYRTDGNTTVQLARKGQFVPNGNGRFLDFGQSYVAINNNGQVAFFADLTGTTGGNSDNAGIFLADGNTVTQLARKGQTAPDTNGVYSTFGLNRPALNNKGQVAFRATLTGTSGGTTDNQGVFLVDADGSILQIIRAGQVIDGETVFTPNFLEGPNYGGMTGLNDEGQMAVWSALNGNHAVYLWSRPKMGEVVKTASTVTVGWTSFGGGTNVLQAAPSPTASFTNIAVISLRANRLVRTNYSEPVITNAQMRIYRVNEISK
- a CDS encoding PAS domain S-box protein — translated: MNILIVDDDAGNRKLLRVTIEAEGHHTVEAEDGVQALAVLEREPVDGIISDILMPNMDGYRLCTEVRKSPRFNLLPFIIYTSTFTSPGDERLAREVGADEYLKKPSSTQTILAAFSRVVAEGKPGRPVVTQQKEELLLVREYSDLLVKKLEEKHRDLQRQTEELRRSEGRNRMLAAIVESSDDAIIGKALDGTITSWNPGARWIYGYTAEEAVGRHISMIFPPGRADEWRALLERAARGERVEGIETERIRKDGTPVEVSIKLSAIRDEAGQVVGISAIGRDLAERKKLEREVAVREHRLNSFFAGATAGLAVLDRELRFVQINDTLAGMNGLPAKDHLGRTVREVVPKLAPVVEPVFRKVLATGEPVLNVELTGETALRPGAQRHWVESLFPVVGRDGGVEGVGAVVVEITDRKRAEEALRSSEAKLRALAAHLQVVREEERTRISREIHDELGQMLTGLKMDLRWMHRKLAGRMSAETSAAIKQKLDEAGKLADDTIETVQRIAADLRPGILDSLGLTAALGYEENRFAERSGIRCKTTLAEGLPALGRDVNTNLFRIYQEMLTNVARHADARTVEVRLTEQRKGWLLLEVQDDGKGISDDAAAKPTSLGLVGMSERAESLGGRICIEGATGSGTTVKLWVPVEKRS